One Coturnix japonica isolate 7356 unplaced genomic scaffold, Coturnix japonica 2.1 chrUnrandom727, whole genome shotgun sequence genomic region harbors:
- the LOC107307629 gene encoding eukaryotic translation initiation factor 3 subunit C-like encodes MKIRDVTRCLEEFELLGRAYAKARGVLDKEGVPRFYIRLLADLEDYLNELWEDKEGKKKMNKNNAKALSSLRQKLRKHNRDYQGLLNAYRQNPEQSADEDEEKKSRDSEGSSSSGDDDDDGLGAAAFLKKKDGGRAKRSEVWGALMG; translated from the exons ATGAAGATCCGCGACGTGACTCGATGCCTCGAGGAGTTTGAGCTGCTGGGACGAGCCTACGCCAAAGCCAGGGGG gtgctGGATAAGGAGGGGGTGCCCAGGTTCTACATCAGGCTGCTGGCTGACCTGGAGGACTACCTGAATgag CTGTGGGAGGACAAGGAAGGCAAGAAGAAGATGAACAAGAACAACGCCAAAGCTCTCAGCAGCCTCAGGCAGAAGCTCCGCAAGCACAACAGGGACTATCAGGGGCTGCTCAACGCATACAGACAG AACCCCGAGCAATCGGCCGATGAGGACGAGGAGAAGAAGAGCCGCGACTCTGAGG GCTCGTCCAGCTCTGGGGATGATGATGACGATGGTCTCGGTGCTGCCGCCTTCCTCAAGAAGAAAGATGGGGGGAGAGCAAAGAGATCCGAGGTAtggggggcacttatggg